In the genome of Paenibacillus pabuli, the window TTAAAGCGTGAGAAAGCACCCTTTTTTTGCTCCAATTGCATCAAGGGAACGGTATCTCCCAGAATACGACGAGCAATATTACGATAGGCAATGGCCGCAAGTGAATCCGGATTCATTACTGTAGGCTCTCCCGAGTTGGCTGCCTTAATGACAAGCTCATCATCAGGAACGATCCCGATCAGATCAATGTTAAGTACTTGTAAAATGCCGTCAATGTCGAGCATATCGCCTGATTTAACCATATTGTTACGGATTCGGTTCACGACCAGTTTTGGTGATTGAATGTGTGAGCTCTCCAGCAAACCAATGACACGGTCCGCATCACGGACAGCCGCATTTTCAGGTGTAGTGACCACAATTGCCTGGTCAGCTCCTGCAACCGCATTTTTGAACCCCTGCTCAATTCCGGCTGGACAATCAATAATGACGTATTCAAAATCTTTTTTCAATTCGAGGATAATGTCCTTCACCTGTTCCGGTGACACAGAGTTCTTATCTCTCGTTTGTGCTGCAGGCAGCATATATAATTCTTCAAAACGCTTATCTTTGACCAAAGCCTGATTCAGTCGGCAGCGGCCGTCTGCAACGTCACACAGATCATAAATGATCCGGTTTTCGAGTCCCATCACGACATCCAGATTGCGAAGGCCGATATCGGTATCTACCAGACAAACCTTTTTGCCGAGCAGCGCCAGCGCTGTCCCGATGTTTGCCGAGGTGGTTGTTTTACCCACGCCGCCTTTACCCGAAGTGATCACGATCGCCTCTCCCATGAGCTACACTCCTTTAAACACATTAAAATCTCGGCGCAACCGAACGATATTGCTCATCTTGTCGATCTGCATCTGATTGTCCTGTAAATAAGCAAATTCCATTCCGGTCTCTCGGCTTTCCCACTCATCAGGGGGACGACTGATGATGTCAGCGATCCGCAGCTGCGTTGGCGCAAACACCGATGCAGCAATAATTGAATCTTCGTCCCCGCCAATCCCAGCGTGAGCCATGCCTCTTAGTGAACCCAAAACATATATATCTCCGGTACACGTTACTGTGCCCCCCGGATTGATATCTCCAAGAAACAGTAGATTCCCTTCATGATGAAGCACCTGACCCGAACGTACCATGCCACACATGGTCACAATCGGCGGCGGCCCTTTAATCTCTGGTTTAAGGGCTGGTGTGTCGATGGAGCGAATAAGCAAATTCCCTTTTTGTTTCAGTATATCAAGAATTGCTTCTTTCTGGTCCTCCGTCACTTCCCTGCTGCCCAGTTTGATATCCACATGAACAATCGGTCCGGTCAAAATATTTTGATGGCTGTGTTCCAGCTTATAGCGGAGCTCATAGAGCAATTCCTCGAATTCACATTGATCGTCCAACAGGAAAACCAGGCCGTCTCGGATGCCTTTAATCGTTACGTGATTCGATTTTACCGTCATAAGCCTGTCCCTCCCATCTCATTACATTTCGTGCCCGGGTCCCCAAGTTCCTGCTTCTCACTCCAAAAATGGTTTAAGCAGCTTCTTGTGCTTTGCTCTTTCTCTTACCAATCCGCTCAAGTTGTTTCCGAAGAGGAACATAAATGATCAGCGCGAACACAAAATGAATGAACAAATTGGGAATCATGTATTCAAGCAAAGCCCAGTCAAATGTAACGTGATTAAGTTGGAAGAGCTTGTACAGAAAGAATAACATGGTGTCATTAAGCAGACTTCCCAAAAGGACGACGGAAACCATCACTGGCAGTGGTGCACGCGGCGCTTGAAAAATAAGTCCCATCATATATGCCGATAATCCCATAGAGAATCCGTATGGTCCAATCATTTCGCCGTAGAATACGACGTCGTGCAATAGTCCAAATAATATGCCAAGCACCAACGCCGTGTGCCGATGATGATATACGGCGATAAACAAAATCACGATGTAAACCAGATTGGCAGAAATGCGCATTTGCCAGCCCGAAGGAATGAGCAGCGGAAGGATCGTTCCTTCAACAATGAACAAAACGAACAGTAACAGGAATAAGACTTGCTTGCGCGTTATCATTATTCTTTTACCTCAGGCGGGATAATCACAATCAACTCTTTCCAGTCCAGAAAACTTGCATATGGCTTAATTGTAGCTGTTTGTGTTAACCCATATTCGCTTTTCTCAACACTCTTCACTTCCCCGATTCGCATGTACTTCGGAAAGTTATTGATGATCCCGGAAGAGATGATTTCATCACCCTTTTTGATATCTGAATCTTCAGAAATCTTGGTCATTTTGAGCATGCCAGTCTTCGGATCATAACTCTCGATCATGCCAAACACTTTTTCTTTACCAACCGCTGTAGCTGCAATGGCATTGGAAGTAGGATCATTCGCATCCATGGATGTTAACAGATTAACCGTTGACGTGTATGAACTGACATGACTGACCACCCCAACCAGCCCCTCCTGTGAAGTAACAGCCATCCCGGCCTTGATTCCCGCATTTTCACCAATGTCGATATTAATCGTTCTGCTGTTCGGGTCGGAGTTGGCACTGATGACTTGAGCAATTCGTGAACCGTAGTTATACCGATTCTTTTGTTCCTCGGTAAAATTGAGCGCTTTCTGGAGCTGTTCATTCACTTGCTCCATATCATTGTACTTCAGCCGATCACGGGTATAGTGACCCATCGCAATACGAAGCTCTTCATTTTCTTGATATACCGTACGCATGTTCGCCAAATCTTTGAAAAAGCCCGCTACAGAAGAAGCGGGCTTGTAAAATACGTATTGTACAAATCCGACTGAATCCTTCAGGAATTTCTCCGGCCAGGATAGAGCGGTTCGCGGACCGAGCGTAAAGCCCATTAACGCGATAAATGTAACAAGGCCCACCAGCAAAACAAAAAGTCTTTTGTTACCCAGCAGTTTAAACAGTTCGACCACCCTCTAACATCCATTATTCTCTTCCGAGCCATGCCCGGCGGGGAGACTGTCAGACTTATAGTCCCATCGAGAATATCAGCCGATTCTCCCCGGGTATGCGGGTAATAGCTCTCCCGGGGTTAACCGGGTCCTCTTCGTTGATATCATGCCCCTTGGTCGATAAGCGAGCCAAGCTTAGCCTATATCAATTAACGTTTGGAACGAACTGCCGAACTGCTTCTGCTCTTGAACAAATGAATATTCTCAAGTGCCTTACCTGTTCCGATTGCAACGCAATCGAGCGGGTTCTCTGCTACGATAACTGGCATTCCAGTTTCACCAGCAAGCAGCTTGTCCAGATTGCGAAGCAATGCACCGCCACCTGTGAGAACAATACCGCGGTCCATAATATCCGCTGCCAGCTCAGGAGGACATTTCTCCAAGGTTACTTTTACAGCTTCAACAATGGCATTCACCGTATCCGCCAAAGCTTCGCTGATTTCATCCGATGTAATTGTAATCGTCTTCGGCAGGCCTGTAACGAGGTCGCGTCCACGAATTTCCATGGTTTCCACTTGCTCAAGCGGCATAGCTGATCCGATATCCATTTTTAACTGCTCAGACGTACGTTCACCAATCATCAGATTATACTGGCGTTTAATGTATTGAATCACGGATTCATCCATCTCATCACCAGCTACACGAACGGAACGACTCGTTACAATCCCGCCAAGGGAAATAACAGCCACTTCTGTTGTACCGCCACCGATATCTACAACCATACTGCCCGTTGGTTCCCATACCGGAAGATCTGCGCCGATTGCAGCTGCAAAAGGCTCTTCAATCGTGTAGGCTTCACGCGCACCAGCTTGTTTTGTTGCATCTTCAACCGCACGTTGTTCTACCGCAGTAATCCCGGATGGTACACATACCATCACGTTAGGATGACGCTGGAACATGGAGCGTTGTTTCTGCGCCTGACGAATAAAGTATTTGATCATTGTTGCTGTTGTATCGAAATCAGCAATAACGCCGTCTTTCATTGGACGAATGGCACGAATGTTCCCTGGTGTACGTCCAATCATTTTTTTGGCAGATTCCCCTACTGCCTCAATGCTTTTTGTATCTGTCCGCAGAGCGACGACCGAAGGTTCGCGCACCACAATTCCTTTTCCACGTACATAAACCAAAGTATTTGCTGTCCCCAAATCAATACCCAAATCTTTCGTAAAACCACCAAACAT includes:
- the minD gene encoding septum site-determining protein MinD, translating into MGEAIVITSGKGGVGKTTTSANIGTALALLGKKVCLVDTDIGLRNLDVVMGLENRIIYDLCDVADGRCRLNQALVKDKRFEELYMLPAAQTRDKNSVSPEQVKDIILELKKDFEYVIIDCPAGIEQGFKNAVAGADQAIVVTTPENAAVRDADRVIGLLESSHIQSPKLVVNRIRNNMVKSGDMLDIDGILQVLNIDLIGIVPDDELVIKAANSGEPTVMNPDSLAAIAYRNIARRILGDTVPLMQLEQKKGAFSRFKKFFGMG
- the minC gene encoding septum site-determining protein MinC, yielding MTVKSNHVTIKGIRDGLVFLLDDQCEFEELLYELRYKLEHSHQNILTGPIVHVDIKLGSREVTEDQKEAILDILKQKGNLLIRSIDTPALKPEIKGPPPIVTMCGMVRSGQVLHHEGNLLFLGDINPGGTVTCTGDIYVLGSLRGMAHAGIGGDEDSIIAASVFAPTQLRIADIISRPPDEWESRETGMEFAYLQDNQMQIDKMSNIVRLRRDFNVFKGV
- the mreD gene encoding rod shape-determining protein MreD, translating into MITRKQVLFLLLFVLFIVEGTILPLLIPSGWQMRISANLVYIVILFIAVYHHRHTALVLGILFGLLHDVVFYGEMIGPYGFSMGLSAYMMGLIFQAPRAPLPVMVSVVLLGSLLNDTMLFFLYKLFQLNHVTFDWALLEYMIPNLFIHFVFALIIYVPLRKQLERIGKRKSKAQEAA
- the mreC gene encoding rod shape-determining protein MreC, coding for MVELFKLLGNKRLFVLLVGLVTFIALMGFTLGPRTALSWPEKFLKDSVGFVQYVFYKPASSVAGFFKDLANMRTVYQENEELRIAMGHYTRDRLKYNDMEQVNEQLQKALNFTEEQKNRYNYGSRIAQVISANSDPNSRTINIDIGENAGIKAGMAVTSQEGLVGVVSHVSSYTSTVNLLTSMDANDPTSNAIAATAVGKEKVFGMIESYDPKTGMLKMTKISEDSDIKKGDEIISSGIINNFPKYMRIGEVKSVEKSEYGLTQTATIKPYASFLDWKELIVIIPPEVKE
- a CDS encoding rod shape-determining protein, with protein sequence MFGGFTKDLGIDLGTANTLVYVRGKGIVVREPSVVALRTDTKSIEAVGESAKKMIGRTPGNIRAIRPMKDGVIADFDTTATMIKYFIRQAQKQRSMFQRHPNVMVCVPSGITAVEQRAVEDATKQAGAREAYTIEEPFAAAIGADLPVWEPTGSMVVDIGGGTTEVAVISLGGIVTSRSVRVAGDEMDESVIQYIKRQYNLMIGERTSEQLKMDIGSAMPLEQVETMEIRGRDLVTGLPKTITITSDEISEALADTVNAIVEAVKVTLEKCPPELAADIMDRGIVLTGGGALLRNLDKLLAGETGMPVIVAENPLDCVAIGTGKALENIHLFKSRSSSAVRSKR